A window of Rhododendron vialii isolate Sample 1 chromosome 11a, ASM3025357v1 contains these coding sequences:
- the LOC131306384 gene encoding uncharacterized protein LOC131306384 yields the protein MPLTRVVADALGVLTICLVALLVLLGLFCILYSVYFRSHIRTPGFIQLSYFSRPWIIRIVFILFAICWGCGEIVRLNLLRQEGSASNVLISKWQETVCKIYVVTNLGFAEPCLFLTLAFLVRASLSKTESGTLSQKWNLKTAGYVLLCCVPLFVLQLIVVLIGPEIYEGESFMSKKAHYTAAAYEMEDRNVALCTYPLLSTIFLGLFAIVLTAYLFWLGRGILNLVINKGLQKRVYALILSACIFFPLRVLLLGLTVLSRPEQLLFEALSFLAFLSLLCCVGVDICILVYFPVADSLALRKLHDIEARRRISDEHHIDTVSLIANRSPLEEITESPRRSSVTSANRGSISFRTTMERGESSGEFVELGLLYPSQSSTIAGPSRLLGWPMISPTQGHEVRELQTGSENLW from the coding sequence ATGCCCCTGACGAGAGTTGTTGCTGATGCGCTCGGTGTGTTGACAATTTGCCTTGTTGCTCTCTTGGTCCTTCTTGGCTTGTTCTGCATTTTGTATTCTGTCTACTTCCGCTCTCACATCCGCACTCCAGGTTTTATTCAGCTCAGTTATTTCAGTCGTCCTTGGATCATCCGAATTGTATTCATCCTGTTTGCAATCTGCTGGGGTTGTGGTGAGATTGTTAGATTAAATCTGTTGAGACAGGAGGGCAGCGCATCGAATGTTCTGATCTCAAAATGGCAGGAAACTGTTTGCAAAATTTATGTTGTTACAAACCTAGGGTTTGCGGAACCTTGTTTGTTTCTCACCCTTGCATTTCTCGTTCGTGCGTCCTTATCAAAGACCGAGTCAGGTACATTGAGCCAAAAATGGAATCTGAAAACAGCAGGTTACGTTCTGCTGTGTTGCGTCCCTTTGTTTGTTCTTCAGCTTATTGTTGTTCTAATTGGACCAGAGATTTATGAAGGAGAGAGCTTTATGAGCAAAAAAGCACACTATACGGCTGCTGCATACGAGATGGAGGACCGAAACGTTGCCCTTTGCACCTACCCTTTATTGAGTACAATCTTCCTTGGTCTTTTTGCTATTGTCCTAACTGCTTATTTGTTCTGGCTCGGTAGGGGTATTCTAAATTTGGTCATCAATAAGGGTTTGCAAAAAAGAGTTTACGCATTGATACTCTCTGCTTGCATTTTCTTTCCATTAAGGGTTTTACTCCTTGGTTTAACCGTTCTATCTAGGCCAGAGCAACTTTTGTTTGAAGCTCTTTCATTCTTggcttttctttcccttttatgCTGTGTCGGGGTGGATATTTGCATCCTCGTCTACTTTCCAGTTGCTGATTCTTTAGCTTTGAGGAAATTACACGACATTGAGGCTAGGAGAAGGATTAGTGATGAACACCACATCGACACTGTTTCACTAATTGCTAACCGAAGCCCTCTGGAAGAAATTACGGAAAGCCCTAGGAGAAGTTCAGTCACTTCTGCGAACCGTGGTTCCATTTCTTTTCGGACTACTATGGAGAGGGGTGAATCCTCGGGGGAATTTGTGGAACTGGGCCTTCTCTATCCTAGCCAGTCTTCAACAATTGCAGGGCCGTCCCGACTTCTTGGCTGGCCTATGATCTCTCCGACACAAGGTCACGAAGTTCGTGAATTGCAAACGGGAAGTGAGAATTTGTGGTAG
- the LOC131306385 gene encoding ras-related protein RABA2a-like, which yields MARRADEEYDYLFKVVLIGDSGVGKSNLLSRFTRNEFCLESKSTIGVEFATRTLQVEGRTVKAQIWDTAGQERYRAITSAYYRGALGALLVYDVTKPTTFENISRWLKELRDHADSNINIMLIGNKTDLKHLRAVATEDAQGFAEKEGLSFIETSALEATNVEKAFQTILSEIYRIISKKNLSSESSAPASIKEGRTLDVGGPDANTKRPCCSSS from the exons atggcgagGAGAGCGGACGAGGAGTACGACTACCTGTTCAAGGTCGTGTTAATCGGGGATTCAGGGGTGGGCAAATCCAACCTCCTCTCCCGCTTCACCCGAAACGAGTTCTGCCTCGAATCCAAATCCACCATCGGCGTCGAATTCGCTACCCGTACTCTCCAG GTGGAGGGCAGAACTGTGAAGGCTCAGATATGGGACACAGCAGGACAAGAGCGATACAGAGCAATCACCAGCGCCTATTATAGGGGTGCACTGGGCGCTCTCCTGGTTTACGACGTGACAAAGCCAACAACTTTTGAAAACATCAGCCGGTGGTTGAAGGAGCTGAGGGACCACGCGGACTCCAACATTAATATCATGCTGATTGGCAACAAGACCGACTTGAAGCATCTCAGAGCGGTTGCTACCGAGGATGCTCAAGGATTTGCTGAGAAAGAAGGCCTTTCCTTCATAGAAACATCGGCGCTAGAAGCAACAAATGTGGAGAAGGCTTTCCAAACAATCCTGTCGGAGATATATAGGATAATCAGCAAGAAAAATCTTTCTTCGGAGTCTTCGGCTCCAGCTAGCATAAAAGAGGGGAGAACTCTAGATGTTGGTGGTCCTGACGCCAACACCAAGAGGCCTTGCTGCTCTTCGTCTTGA
- the LOC131306386 gene encoding putative 12-oxophytodienoate reductase 11 has product MAANTINPIPLLTPYKMGKFNLSHRVVLAPLTRSRSYNHVPQPHAILYYSQRTTDGGLLITEATGVSDTAQGYPETPGIWTKEHVEAWKPIVEAVHKKGGIFFCQIWHVGRVSTYGFQPNGQAPISSTDKGVTPGIDGVDWSPPRRLEIDEIPHIVNDFKLAARNAIDAGFDGVEIHGANGYMIDQFMKDQVNDRTDKYGGSLENRCRFALEIVEAVVNEIGADKVGMRLSPFADYMESADSNPDSLALYMATAVNKFNLVYLHVIEPRMVKMGEKFETPHSLGPMRNAFKGTLIAAGGYNRSDGNKAVEEGYADLVAFGRLFLANPDLPRRFELNAPLNRYNRSTFYIPDPVIGYTDYPFLEDHVPA; this is encoded by the exons ATGGCAGCCAACACAATCAATCCGATTCCTCTCCTCACTCCATACAAGATGGGAAAATTCAACCTCTCTCACAG AGTTGTTTTAGCACCATTAACTAGGTCTAGATCTTACAACCACGTCCCGCAGCCCCACGCCATATTGTATTACTCTCAACGGACAACGGACGGAGGCCTTCTCATCACTGAAGCAACCGGAGTATCTGACACTGCCCAAGG GTACCCAGAAACGCCTGGAATTTGGACCAAAGAGCATGTGGAGGCATGGAAACCAATCGTGGAAGCTGTTCACAAGAAGGGTGGGATCTTCTTCTGTCAAATTTGGCACGTCGGCCGTGTCTCCACTTACG GCTTTCAGCCTAATGGTCAGGCTCCGATCTCCTCTACCGACAAGGGAGTGACTCCTGGCATTGACGGAGTAGATTGGTCCCCTCCTCGACGCCTGGAAATCGATGAAATCCCGCACATTGTGAATGATTTCAAGCTCGCTGCTCGCAATGCCATTGATGCTG GATTTGACGGAGTTGAGATCCACGGAGCAAACGGGTACATGATCGACCAATTCATGAAAGACCAAGTGAATGACAGGACAGACAAATACGGCGGGAGCTTGGAAAACCGGTGCCGCTTCGCCTTGGAAATAGTAGAAGCAGTTGTAAATGAGATAGGAGCAGATAAAGTTGGAATGAGACTGTCCCCATTTGCAGACTACATGGAATCCGCTGACTCGAACCCTGACTCCCTGGCCCTCTACATGGCCACTGCAGTCAACAAATTCAACCTTGTCTATCTCCATGTCATAGAGCCAAGGATGGTGAAAATGGGGGAAAAGTTTGAGACTCCTCACAGCCTTGGTCCCATGAGGAATGCCTTCAAGGGTACTCTGATTGCTGCTGGTGGGTACAACAGGAGCGATGGTAACAAGGCTGTGGAGGAGGGTTACGCGGATCTGGTGGCGTTTGGACGCTTGTTCTTGGCTAACCCAGACTTGCCTAGGCGGTTTGAGCTCAATGCGCCGCTTAATAGGTACAACAGGAGTACTTTTTACATTCCTGATCCGGTTATCGGGTACACGGATTACCCTTTTCTGGAAGATCATGTCCCTGCTTAG